TCAAACTTTGAGGTTGTTCACAAGAGATGTCTGACAATCACAAGCTATGCTGGGCAAGACCTacacacaaccttttctgcACAGCCATAATAATAAATAAGATTTAATTAATGGTAACTCCAGCACACTTCGGACAACATCCGGTGCGTCACGGATCACCGGCGCACAAAGATGTTTGGATTGCTTAGTTTAATGTCAAAAAGGTGCAAAAACGTTTCACTTTTCATCATAGTCAATCAAGACCTTTCTCCTGAATGTCTCCTCTCTACTGGCCTTCTGCATGCACACgtgcacgttcacacacacacacacactttaccttTGTGTGTCCGGTCCATACATGCAGCTGTTTCTTGGGCAGGTAGCACTTGTCTGGTGCGTCCGCCGAGCGCAGGTTGATGCCCACATCCTGCGGAGCATGCAGGTACGAGCGACCCTGGTAGTCGTACATCTCCTTAActgtggacaaacacacacacacacacacacacacgtttaaagGGTGCTTGCTTATACTACAGCCACCACTACTTTGACATGGGCCATTTGACTGATCCAAAAAAAGACTTCCATCGTAAGCCTAGACAGTCAtcttgaaatacataatgcaatgTACATATGACTGAGAATCTACAGTTCTTACCAGAACTGGTAAACTAGCAAGTGAGTGAATTAAAGAGTGAAAGTTGTTGTTGTAATGACTTGTGAGCTACAAGACTTTGCTTGAGCTACAAGAATTTGCTTAAGTTATAAGTTAGTGAAAACTGAGGATGTGAGGTTCTGAAACAGAACTAGAGATCAACTGAATGAGCAAATGAATGtgcgaatgaatgaatgaataaatgtgtgACTGAAcgtgtgaatgaatgaacgaatgaatgaatgtgtgaatgaatgcatgaatatgcaaattaatgaatgaatgtgcgaatgaatgaatgactgaatgaatgaatgagcgaatgaatgaatgaatatgcaaattaatgaatgaatgtgtgaattaatgaatgactgaatgaatgaatgtgcgaatgaatgaatgaatatgcaaattaatgaatgaatgtgaattaatgaatgaatgaatgagtgaatgaaagcTTTACCATGAAGAATAGTCTTCTCCTCTCCAGGTGCCTCTTCCTCATTCCTTCCTTTCTTCTGCCGTTTTGCTAGAATCTCATCCAGCTCCTTCTGCTCCTCCTGTTGTTtttatacgcacacacaaacatacaatcaGCAAACACAGACCAAGGGACTTAAGTACACGACTAgtgttcaaaagtttggggtcgcTTATAAATATCCTTGTTTTCCCATGACAACACGCATGATATTGGTTTGAATACGAAAACAGCAAAATGAACAGGAAATGTAGTCACTGAAACAGGAAATATATTCACTCACACTGATTTCTAACTGAAATAATTGTGCCCTTCAAACTTTCATAAAAGCATCCCTCGTTTGCCTTTcttccaaaaaaacaaaacaatctgtGGACTGAaacccagcgtgtgtgtgtgtgtgtgtgtgtgtgtgtgtgtgtgtgtgtgtgtagcatgcaCGGGGAACCCTGAGGACCAGGCCTCACCTCTGAAGGCTTGGCCCCGTCCTTCTCATCCTGGTACTTAGCCCATGGCCCCAGGAACGCTTCCAGGTCTGCCGCCTCTCCACCCTTTATCTTCTTACGCTTCTCCGACTTCTTTGGCCCCGTCTCAAACACCGTCTGTCCtgttgcgcgcacacacacacacacacacacacacacagtaaatctCCAAACAATGAACTCACAAAACTtttcaaacataactttcagCTGTAAAACccatttcacaaaaaaaaaaaaaaaaaaaaaaaaaaaatcaatacctGTTTCACTTGCGGGTTTTTCATAGAAATGAGATACAATATCAAATTTGACAAGAACAAATTTAAAACATATAGCCCGAAACCTGAACTGTAGACAAACtaaaccacacagacacacgcacgcttcATCAGCTATGACTTGTTATGCATCTCCACTTTCAAAGCAGTACAGTCGTGATTTAAGTTCCTGCTCAGGTGTCGGAACCTTCCATAAAAATGACGGCCGTGCCACCCAAACACAACAAACTGGCCAGGATTTGCAGCCTGCTGACCACAGCTGAAATGTTTCCTTAGCATAGCCACTCTCCAGGTCATCAATCAAAGAGTGTGGCGGAATTTTCCCGGTGATAAATTAATTGGGTTCATTTTTTCTCTTTTAAAATGTTAGCAATTTGTCTCCTGTACTGACTTCCCCTCTGTGCAGCCAAGGCTTCAGAGCCCAACTCTATTGAGTCACCAGCATATGTCTATGCAGCAAATGCATTAAAAGAGATATTCAAGTACATTatgtttacatgtattcatttagcagacgctttttcaaaagcaacttacatactgtatgtcaattatattacaagggcattgttacaTTGTCTCCGGAGCAACtcgtggaagctgggaattgaacccacaacttttctggctactgcatggtAGCCCAGGtctttagccactacgctaccatcACGACTGCAagtaaattaaatgtatgaaTGAGCGAGTCAATTATTCAAATCATTGATTTATaacttgattggctgattaaTCACCAGAAGCTTAACAGTTCTGTTCACTCTACTGCATATCTCCGCCAGTGTGACATCAATAGCACTTCAGCAGCAATCCCCCATAGAGTTCAGTGAAGAGCAGCCCTTGTCTAACATCTAACAAGACGTCACATCATAGGACCAATCATACGGCACAAACACAGTCTCTGGAGCTGCACAGTCATCCTCTCAATTGTCCAGAACAGCTCAAATTGTAAAAAATtttgtaaatcaggtttataggccaagtatacttgcgtatacaaggaatgtggtctctgcatttatcccatctgtgaattagtgaaacacactgaacacacagtgaggtgaagcacactaaccaggagcagtgagctgccctGCTACACTGGcgtttggggagcagtgaggggttaggtgccttgctcaagggcacgtcagccgtggatgtgggcatgggagagcagtgctcaatcaCTTCCACCTTCCCCCTTTCAAGCCCGAagacctaaccagtaggccacggctgcccctctgGCTGCTATAGAATTGCCATCCTAGTCCATAAATGGCCCTTGCGTTAAAGAGTCAAGAGTCACGTAATTAGCACTTATGAGGTCACAGACTCCCTCCGCCACAGCAGTACAAGTACTAAAAGAACTTTGAATGATGTCATGACATCTTAGGCCGTGGATTCAATGCAGCACCATACTCATCATTTCTTACAGGCACTTGGCGACTCAGGAAGTTATGAACCGTAGTGAATATGCAGTCAATGACTTGAAACAGTGCAAATTCAATACTGCACCTAATCAGTCTTCATTCTGTGGAGGCAGGGATATCGACTACGACATGTCTAGAGTGTGGGAGGCAACAGAAAACTGCAGAAGACCCCACATACCTTTGTTTTTTTCGGCCTCTTCCACTGCACCTATGTAACTGCTGGCTGACACCAGGCTTGTATCCACTGAAGGGTCCAGAGCATAGCCTGTCAGAGGGAATACAAATGGATGAGAAGAGATACATCAAGATGGTAGAGCAGACAACTTAACCCCAAATAAGAACATTCAGTGCAAATGAAATTATTATCTACAAGAACTAAGCTTTTtaaggaaacaaacaaaactttAACTTCCTAAGTGATGTCAATCTGTACAACAGAAATAATAGCAGGGGAACATGTTCAACGTTTAGACTACCGGTATATGATAAGAAATAAACTACCATAGGTGGAAAACGTCCTCCTCTGCTGTTCGAACATGAAGTCATTAAGGTGCGCTGGCTCTGCGTACCCCGACAACATGTTCCTTGGAGCCGCCATTTGTTGAGTCCTGAATGGATTCACTGGGCCAAACTGTCAAAAACAATCAGAAAGACGATATAACAAGGCAAGGTAATGTATAAGGTGCATGGTAGAACGACCTGTCCAATCCCTTTGAAATCCGAGTATGCAATGTCTACTTTGCAAGTAATGTATGTCTAGAACCTAGTTCGGGACTGTTTCGTAAGTGAAGTAAATACAATCGCAATGAGTACCATCTTCATTACTTAACATGAATAAACGAAGAGACTATCTCTGCTTGATGACTCGGTTAGGAGAGTTTCATTAACTCACCTCTGGCGCGAACATCGTTTCATACGAGGGATTATAGTTGACTTCTTTGAGAGAGGGGTCCAGATGGGTACCTGTCATGACATCCTCCTACAttaacaaaacaagaacataatTCCAGATCATAACCTGTTCAGAAGTCAACGTTTTAGGCTAATGTTAGGCATACTGGCATGTTCATACATCCGCGAGAGGAACAGTTCAACGGCAACTTGCTTCAGATATTAGCAAAAACGAGACAGGTCAGAGGGCGATGTATTatcgaaaagaaaaaaataatgaatcaCCACATTGTAATACAAACTACTCAGGAATCAATACACATTTTAACAGCTAGAAGCTGCACTTTGTCACGTTGGCGTTAACGTTACTTGTTGGCTAAGTTAATCGTGGCTAGCCTAGCAAACTTAGCTAGCTAGAGATTTTACCTTCACGGCGACTTCAGGAGCAGAGTTAAGAACAACCAAAGATGTCGTTTTCCCGGATTTTAGAGGCTGTAGATGTGAAAACGCATCTGGATCTACTTTTTCTGGCTCTGGTATGGATTCTGTCTCGTTATCAGAGTCTGAATTGGCATCGTACGAAACGAGGGAACCCACCgaggccgccatcttggatgtTGTGAACGTCTTCCCTGAGAGGTCCTAAAATGTACATTACAAAATGGTATTCAAATGCACAAAATACTTCTACCAAATTATAGTACATCTATGATATGAATAGTTACAAATATACACAAATGTGTATTCATATTTTCTAATTACAAATATGTATTTACTATAAGACTATAACTAGACATTTAGAATAGATACGTTTTATAAAGCGTTCAGGACCTGGGATGGGGAGAAAAATCACCAAGGGCTCGTACTCATGCTCGTAGACATTATCTGGTTTGATTGAATATTATCAATTTGCAAAAAGGCAGGACTCCTTGGACTAAAAGCCAACTATAAGGGAAAGTGCTAGAATAAATGTGCTAAAGAAAACAATTGCACCACACTTTCGACTGTATGCTATGTTGTGTCAGATCCAACGTCCAGTAATCTGTTATCCAGAAACTCTAACCTGTGAAAAAATAATATGTGTTTGTTCTTAAAGAACGTGAATATCCACTTTAACAAAGGCTAacaggctagcctaggcctactactaaATGCATTCCACACACTATAATGTCAGATTATTATAACACTAGAAAAAAACCAACAAATCGAGAAGTAAACATCTGGGCCTAATCTAATATGAAAGAGACATTGCATATGGACTTCATGAATTAAACTTCTCTGCAGAGTAGCCTGGTACACCAGTGCAGAAATAGCCAACCCTAAATCCTTCTTCGCTGCTTCCAATTGGTCAGTACGGCATTAACGGGAGTGTTCAGAGGGAGTGAACCAATGGTGTGCAGGTATACAGTTTGTGCGGGCCAAGTCTGTTGCGTGGGGTATTTCAACAATAGAAAGTGGTACGTGCCATCCTCAGCAGATAGAGGTATATCTACAGGCGGCACGGGCATGGTCCCCCTGTCAAGATACGAGAATACCCGTGGAATCAGAGTGTACGGGATCAGGGCAGTCTGTTGGATAACTCAGACGTATGTACTGCGTTGTCCGATTTAGCTTCTCTCCTCGAACGCCGATGGTCCCTTTTGGAACTAGTGCTCAGTTGTGATCCTTGCTTCTCATTTTTAATAGGTTTCACCAGCAGTCAAAGCACGCACTCTTAAACCTTGTCAAGAGCGCGTCGTGGAATGGAACTGGAAATTTAAATTACTCTAACCTCGAAATCAAATTCGGAGGCTCAGCACACCAAGCAATGGGAAGGATTTAGCAGTGTAATTTACTCTTACGCTTCAGGTAAGTCATTCAATTAAGACATACCATAATCTAACACATTCGTGGTCTATAATGTGCATTTAATGCAATAGTTTATGCACGGAAGATTTATCAAATTAGGCTATAAGCTATTTATGAATAAAGAAGTCCTACGACCAGTAAGCCATACTTGGCTTTTGTTAACGTGAGAAGGTTAGCCTACCTAGTGCGGTGTGGGTGACAGGTGTGATTTGAATAATGGATGCATCGCTCTTTTCTGCGCCGTTGCCACCCTATGAATTTTGTAAGCATTTCAATGATACGCTGAAGGAGCATTATCGTACATCATCTGCCTGACCAGTCTTTCTGAAGGTCTTTGGTTAGACTGACTGAGCCTTGAAAAACAGCCCGGGGAGGGGGGTCGCGGTTGCACATCTGTATCTGGCCAAAATGCCAAGCTGAGCGGAATCCTCCCAACCAAAAGCCTATGTTACCTCGTTGGCTAGCTTGTTTGTAGAGAGCTGGGCTTGCAGGCTAATTATTACACGCAAATGGCATTCTGTGGGCTTGGTGTGAAATTCTTTTTTAACGTTTACATTTCCTATACGCTGTTCGAGGCTAGGAGTGTCTTCGAGGAGGAATGCAGCTTAATCGCATTTTAACGATGTGAGTTCAGTGAAAGAGGTTTGATGTTATTTCGCCCTCAGCTTAGTAAGGGTCTGAGACATTTTATCCCCTTACAATAGCAATTCCTGTCCTCTCAAAATAAAGTAGCCTACCGTGCGTTGAGATATTTACACAGTGTCTATGCTTGCGAGTGCCCCCAAGCTCTCGGGTCGATTTTTTCAATCAAGTTTTATGTCTTTTGCAGTTCTGGGGGAGGGGTAGGTTGGCTGGTTAAAGTCGATGTGAGGACGCTTTGTGAAATTTGAGCCCGTTTTAAAAATCGTACTGTTTGGACGAACGCAAACAAAGAGTCATCACCCCAGGTCCTCGGAAATCTGagcagtgttgtgtgtagaGTAACATattggtttgtttttgttcgACACCAACTTGAAATGTCAGCAAAAGGCAAGTAGCCAATATCAGGGTAGGACATATTTTGTCTTCAGCACAGACAACTGAATGAATGGTAAGGCTCCTCCATACAttttgctttaaaaaaaaaaaaaaaaaaaaaaaaaaaagataccaATATGTTAGCGACATAATGTATTCTGATATATCAGACTACCTCAATGCACAAGATCCAGGTTTCTCTGTAATGCCGGGGTGATCACACCCCACTGCATTAACCTAAGCTATTGAATAAGCCATTATTGTCCTTTCTTAAGATTGCATGAATGCAATCTATGTCATATAGAGAGGGGTTGACATAAAAATGGAGTGATAAAGAGGAATttaatgaatggatggatgctCTATGCGGCGCGCCCTCGAACTTTCTGCGTGAGCGCGCGCTGTCAGTCAGCTGAGACTGGCGTTCCACGCGAGCAGATCTGAAGGAAAGGCAAAATCGACCTCGAAGTCAAACTCCTATCCCCGGTTTGCAGCAGCCGCCGCCGAGTTTACTGTAAAAAGCTATAATtacaataggctacatcacagcAGTCAGTCACATTCATTTCTAACAATGTAAGCCATTTGGACTTGGTCTGTTTTTTTACAGCAGCAGTGAAAAGGCCCTGTTTTTTTATTCAATGATGCTGGCATGTTTTCTGCGTCTGTGAAAGAGGTCACATTGGtgagaaataaaacataaaaataccATAAACAGTGCACATAGCCTAAACCACTGGTGCACACAGTAGGCTACCTAATTACTGTTTTGAGGTGACATTTCCCGGCTCTAGGGGGCTGGTGAGACACTACACCAGTCCACAGCTtgtactgtgtgtctgtgcatcttCAGCTTGTAACTCTTACAGTGAATGCCTCAGTGAAATACAAGAAGTAAACATACAAATGTACTTCATACATTGTACTGCTTCCCCTGAATAGTATGTCACATAAAcctagagagtgagagagagtagttGAATTTATTGAGTGTTTGGCCTTGACACTAATGTTATGTTTTGAGCTGAATAGAATAATCATAATGCTCTGAAACATACATTATTTTAATAAAttctatatttttttaatactgGCTATTGAGCTGATAATGGTCACAAATATGCCTTGCAAAAATCACTCCAGTCAGATGTTTTCATGACTCTAAATCTTACCTACTTAAGGACCCAAAAGCCAGGCATGTATGCATTTGATACAATGCAGGAAGTGGTAGACATAGTGGTGTCCATAGACCACAAGGCAAGGCACAAATCTCTGAAGGGCAGTCACACCACAGGCTAAAGTTCAGTAAAGTTCATGTAAAGTTCATGTAAAGTTCAGTAAACctgtacaaaatacaaaatctGTGTTGAAGGCCAAACTATTGATACATTTTGATGGGGTTCTGCCCACCATAGGCAGTGATATAGAAATTTAAATGTAAAGAAGTTTAggttatgtatgtatgcatgtgcgtaCTAGTGCCTAGCTTAAACAGTGGACATCAATACACTTGTAATCAGGAAGCTGCTGTTTGTGCTTGgatagaaagtgtgtgtgtgtgtgtgtgtgtgtgtgtactgtgtagtgtctgtgtgtgtgcattaggatGGTGCTGCAGCTGTTGCCTTTCATAGTTTTCATGGCATCCAAAACATCACATGGTTCCTGAAACGGGAGCCAAACGcacgtacccacacacacacacacacacacacacacacacacacacacacacacacacacacacacacacacacagaatgcacaGAATGCACTATCACATAAGGCCAAGCTGGTCTACCTAAGAAGTCGAAGGCCTTGAAAAGCGCCATGTTTGAGTGAAAGAGGCAGGACACCATGCTCTGGGTTTCTGTCTTGGTTAGAACAATCTTATCAGTGGTTTAAGTGGATAGAACTGAAATCTATTGGGTTTCAGGAGTCTTCTGCATTCCTGTGTCCCCCCTAAAGTCGATATGACCATCAAAGTGGCAGTAGCTTTGCGTTTACATGGGTGCATGCATACCTACAtgtatgcaaatacacacatacataaatacgtacatgtacatatgcacatacacacgcacatagatACCTACATGCATATGAAGGcatcatccacatccacattaaAGATTCCTCTAAACCGCAAGAATATGACTAAGAGAGATTAAAGGGAGAGAGCGATTAAAAATCACACCAGTAGAGTTGATAACTGTCAGAAACACAGCAACACCATTTCTCCCCTAACAAAGCCACCTCACCCAAGAGGTTGTAAAGTCAAAGATGTCTGAGACAGCGAGGAACGACAAGAAAGATAGCAGGatgaggcagaggagaaagtgaTGTGAGAAGAGTGAcacggggagagagggaaaaaagtggagaagtgagaaagaaaaaccTTGAGGGAGTGTATCAGGAAAAACAGCAGAGACTGGAAGGGTGTAAAAGTTTCTGAATtttggagagaagagagagaatgaataatgaagagagggtaagagaaagaaagagagtgggaaCAGTAagtggggaggggagagaaaaagagtgagggaTGAAAGATGATAAacgagagaaaaaagggagagggagaaagacagtcagagaaaaaatgagagagggacagagatcgAGAAAAGAGCGAGCGAATgagtgagttaga
The nucleotide sequence above comes from Alosa sapidissima isolate fAloSap1 chromosome 6, fAloSap1.pri, whole genome shotgun sequence. Encoded proteins:
- the cdc40 gene encoding pre-mRNA-processing factor 17; its protein translation is MAASVGSLVSYDANSDSDNETESIPEPEKVDPDAFSHLQPLKSGKTTSLVVLNSAPEVAVKEDVMTGTHLDPSLKEVNYNPSYETMFAPEFGPVNPFRTQQMAAPRNMLSGYAEPAHLNDFMFEQQRRTFSTYGYALDPSVDTSLVSASSYIGAVEEAEKNKGQTVFETGPKKSEKRKKIKGGEAADLEAFLGPWAKYQDEKDGAKPSEEEQKELDEILAKRQKKGRNEEEAPGEEKTILHVKEMYDYQGRSYLHAPQDVGINLRSADAPDKCYLPKKQLHVWTGHTKGVSAIRLFPASAHLLLSCSMDCKIKLWEVYGDRRCVRTFIGHSKAVRDVCFNNVGTQFLSAAYDRYLKLWDTETGQCISRFTNRKVPYCVKFNPDEDKQNLFVAGMSDKKIVQWDVRTGEVVQEYDRHLGAVNTITFVDENRRFVSTSDDKSLRVWEWYVFTAVCVCAGGRTRTHIHRLVGAYFGVYQSFS